The Ochrobactrum quorumnocens genome has a segment encoding these proteins:
- a CDS encoding DUF5060 domain-containing protein, producing MSGATVEKWGVFEASFAGPSAGNPYIEVAFDAIFKHKSRKVRVPGFYDGDGTYRLRFMPDLEGEWIFTTRSATKELNGHTGSLQAGQPSANNHGPVRVRNKFHFAYADGTPFFSFGTTCYAWTHQPLDMQDETLETLAKARFNKIRMGVFPKDYPYNTNEPLHVCFEKDADGKENFDRPNPEHLRHFEKQVAALCELGIEADIIMFHPYDRWGYADMSAEQDYRYVEYLAARLSAYRNVWWSLANEYDFLLNTKPMEQWDRYFQILEENDPYQHLRSIHNGDLNSNYDHRKPWVTHVCIQNPDVKKTQEWRDTYGKPVVNDEPEYEGDILESWGNLSPQELVHRYWISMARGGYVGHGETYSDANDLIWWAKGGKLHGEAWKRIGFLRDLLEADVKHGLEPIAPVKQWPWSRVSGARDGDGDFRLIYLGEHQPVVWSSGLPMDSDDYEVDLIDTWEMTIQPAKKIAAPITHPVRHGAIVRGGKQDAAFGVSLPRKTYQALRVRRKK from the coding sequence ATGTCTGGTGCAACCGTGGAAAAATGGGGTGTTTTTGAAGCATCCTTTGCCGGACCTTCCGCTGGCAATCCCTATATCGAAGTGGCCTTTGATGCCATTTTTAAACATAAAAGCCGTAAAGTTCGCGTTCCAGGTTTCTATGACGGCGATGGGACCTATCGTCTCCGCTTTATGCCAGATCTTGAAGGTGAATGGATATTCACGACGCGCTCCGCGACAAAAGAACTGAACGGCCATACTGGCTCCCTTCAGGCAGGGCAGCCTTCAGCCAATAATCACGGACCAGTACGCGTGCGTAACAAGTTCCATTTCGCCTATGCGGATGGCACTCCATTCTTTTCCTTCGGCACGACCTGCTATGCCTGGACCCATCAGCCGCTCGATATGCAGGACGAGACACTGGAAACGCTTGCAAAAGCGCGCTTCAATAAGATCCGCATGGGTGTTTTCCCGAAAGACTATCCTTACAATACCAACGAACCTCTGCATGTCTGCTTTGAGAAAGATGCCGACGGTAAAGAGAACTTCGACAGGCCAAATCCTGAGCATCTCAGGCACTTTGAAAAGCAGGTTGCAGCGCTGTGTGAGTTGGGCATTGAAGCCGATATTATCATGTTCCACCCCTATGATCGGTGGGGCTATGCGGACATGAGCGCTGAACAGGATTATCGATATGTCGAATATCTCGCTGCCCGCCTGTCAGCCTATCGCAATGTGTGGTGGTCGCTCGCCAACGAGTATGACTTCCTGCTCAATACAAAGCCGATGGAACAGTGGGACAGATATTTCCAGATTTTGGAAGAGAACGACCCTTATCAGCATCTGCGTTCGATCCACAATGGCGATCTCAATTCAAACTATGACCACCGCAAACCATGGGTCACGCACGTCTGCATTCAGAATCCAGATGTGAAGAAGACACAGGAATGGCGTGACACATACGGCAAGCCAGTCGTGAATGACGAACCTGAATATGAAGGGGATATTCTTGAATCCTGGGGTAATTTGAGCCCACAGGAACTGGTGCACCGTTATTGGATCTCAATGGCGCGGGGCGGATATGTCGGTCATGGTGAAACCTATTCCGATGCCAATGATCTTATCTGGTGGGCAAAGGGCGGCAAGCTGCACGGCGAAGCATGGAAACGCATCGGCTTTCTCCGTGACTTGTTGGAAGCCGATGTCAAGCATGGGCTGGAGCCGATTGCGCCCGTAAAACAGTGGCCATGGTCACGCGTTTCAGGTGCTCGCGATGGTGATGGTGATTTCAGGCTAATTTACCTTGGTGAACATCAGCCTGTTGTGTGGTCATCCGGGCTGCCAATGGATAGTGACGACTATGAAGTTGATCTGATCGACACATGGGAAATGACGATACAGCCAGCGAAAAAGATAGCAGCTCCTATCACCCATCCGGTGAGACATGGCGCAATCGTGCGTGGTGGAAAACAGGACGCTGCCTTTGGTGTATCGTTGCCACGCAAGACCTATCAGGCACTGCGTGTACGGCGTAAGAAATAA